In candidate division KSB1 bacterium, the DNA window GAGTGAGCGCCATAACAGACCAGCCGAACCACCCGGTCACCAAGTAGTAACTGGCAACCCCGAGACCGATGCCGGACAGGAAAACAACGAACCGCCGGCGGGAAAAGCGGTTGCTTTCAGCTTTTAGAGCCGCTAATTTTCTCTCGGTTCGGGCGACTTGGTTTTTTAAAGCACGAAGTCTTTTGGATTTTTGCATGTTAAAAAAACATGGTCATTTCGAGTGGAACGAAGTGAAACGAGAAATCTATTTTCGAAATAATAGGATCTTACGCGTCGCTGAGTATGTGATCTTTTTTCAAATTTCTAAATTCATTTTCTTTGGGCGCAAACCGCAAGCGAGGACGCTTGNNNNNNNNNNTGTCATTTCGAATCTCCCAAATTCTTCCTTTAAAGTATAGTAGTAAGAGAATTGGGGTGAGAAATCTGGTAAAGCAAAGAGGGCTTATAATTCACTTTAGAGGATAACAGATTCCTCCCGAAGCCTGTCCTGAGCTTGTCGAAGGGGTCGGAATGACATTTGTTTAAATTTTTTAATTCACAATCGTTTCCAAACCCAACTCTAGGGCACGAAGCTGCAGCTTGATTTGCAACTTCAGGTCGATAGGATTAATTTCCAACTCATTCAGAGCCGCAGCAATCGATTCTCCCTGCGCTAATTTTAATTTCAACTCAGGCACCTTTTCTTTGAACTCCAAATAAGCCGCCGGCACTCCGGCTTTACTATTGGGAACATCTTTTCCAATATAAAATAAAGGAATCTCGGTCACCAGACACAACGGATCGCCGCCCAATTTTCGTACAAACTCCATAGAGCTGTCGCGAAATAAGGCCACGGTTTGCTCGTCGCCAATCGATTCAAAATAAGCTCGCATGGCCTGTCCCTCGGGAGTTGTGGTAAACCCCGGCCCGATATATTGAAATCCTTTTTCTCCGTTCCGGTCGTGGTCGTGTAATTTTAAACCAGAGTCCAAGATTTTTTGAGAATATTTTTCACGCAGCTTTTGAGTACGGTCAATCCAGTGTTTTTCGATGAGCAAGAACCCGCCGTCCGAAAAGCCCATACCGTGCAGACTCATATGCATGGTAAACGGTGCGTGCGCTTTTAAGAAATCCGCAACCACTTTATTTTCCTTGCGCATGTCCGGGTATCCGAATTCCACATCGCGTCCCGGCGGCTCTCGAAAGGCGTACCGTAAGTAATCTTCGATGTTTGGCCACTTTTTTATCCAGGCTTGATTTTTCGCTTCCCCGTCCGGGTTGATATGCGGGACAATAATAAATTTAAATTCCGAAAAGAGCATTGCGAATCGATCTTTTTGCGCGAGGGTCTGGAAAATAAAAGTACGCAGCATTTCCGGGCCAACCGGTTCATCGGAATGCGCGCCGGCGATGAGGCTGACTGTTTTGGGGCCGTTGCCAAGAATGGCTGCGACTATCGGACGGCCTTGCTCGCTGCTGCCGAGTTCCTGAAAATCTGCGACTTCTGAATTTTCTGCACAGGTTTTTTTGAGAAGGGACCGGACTTCTTCGCAAGTTCTGAAACTTATTTCAGACTTATTTATAATATTTTCGAACACGACAATTTTTTCTTAAAACAACATGATAGTGATGATGACCAGGACCAATAATAAAAATGCGAGAATTGAAAAGTAACTAAGGGATAAAACAAAACTTTTGATGAGCCTCATAAAAAAACTTTCGCTATAGACCCGTTTTAAACCTTGAAATAAGTAAAGAGGAATAAAAACGAGCAAAACTGCACTTAGCTGTGATTCGGTGATAATATAGATCAAAAGCCTTACAATTAAAACCAAAAAAACGAACGCATGAAAATGAATCGCAAAAATCAAATGCGACAAATAAAGTTGCTCCGATCGCCGATAAAGTAATTTTAAAAGCAAGGCAAAAACCGGCATTAGAAAAAACATCAGTTGCGGTAAGCGTTTTACAACGGCTGTATTGATCTGTTTTATATTATCTTCCTGCTGGGCCAATTTTTTCAAGAACTTTTTCTTGGATTTGGCTGCGATTCCTAATGAGTCTGCTACTTGTCTTTTGGGTGTTATCTTTAATGAATCCTGTGTAGATGCAGTTAACTGAGTTTCTTTCGAGGGGCCTTTGGTGAATTTTACAATCTTCACATCGATGGTGCTGAGCATGAAAAAGAGAATAAAACTGATGAAGACGTAAAGTCTAAACGGCGTCACATACCGGAAACGTCGTCCCAGGTTATACTCAACAGTTAGAAATCCGGGCTTGGTAATAAGTGGGATCAGGGTGCGAAAAAATCGCGAGTCGAACGTGAGAGTATTTTCTACAACTTCAGAAACAACCTCTTTAAAAGGGACATTGAGGTTTTTGACTTTCTGACCACAATTGGCGCAGAAAATCCCTGTTAAATTTTCACCGCAGTTGGGGCAAGTTTTGATCATGTTTACATGTTCAAATGAAAAAATAATTGGTTTTCAGGAGTGCAAAAATCAGTTTCCGATTCCTTAATTTTTTTAATAATAAAAAGTCGGAACGTATTTTTGCTGTGCTGAGATAGATCGTAAGAATACGTTCACTTCGCTCACTGATTTTTACACTCCTCAGAGAGAAGTATTCAATACAACCTAAAGGCGGTTTTCAAGTCAGGTTTTGTAAACAGAATAATATTCTTTTGCGCTCGTTTGCCAATCGAAATTCTGTGCTTTCATAAACCCATTCAGAACCATTTCATAATATTTTTCATTTTCTTTTTGATATAATTTTATAGCTCTTTTTAAAATCTTGTAAAGGCTGTCGACCATATCCTGACACCAGGGATTTGTCTGGCGCAGTTCAATGTGGCCGCTTGCTTTCATAAAACTTTTGATGTTTTTCAAGTTGTAATTTCGCTGGGGTTCTTTAAATAAAAAACCGTTGATTTCATGATCAATTTGATCGATTAAGCCGCCGGTCTTTCTGGCGATGACCAGTGTGCCGTTTACCATGTACTCAATCGCGGCGCCAAACGGCTCATAAATAGACGGCATCAGCCCAAACGTACTGCCGATTTGCAGTTCGTGAAATCCCTTCTCCATTCTGATTGGAAAAACAGTGACGTTGCCTTGCGAACTTTTGGCAACTTTCCGGAAGATGACTAAATCTGACTCTCTGACCGGCAGAGGTGATAAAACAACTTTTATCTCGTCCTCTCTGAATTTGTCAATCGCTCGCAAAAAAATATCGAAGCCTTTTTGATTCGGATCCAACCTGCCGCTCATGAGAATGATCGGCACATCTTCCGGGAGGTGAGTCAAAGGCCCGTTCCTGTAAGTCAATTTTCCAAAACGTTGCGGCGGATGGTAGTCATCGAGAATCTTTAAAAGCACAACTCTTTTCTCCAACTTCGTTTTCCGGACTCGATTGATATTTGCTTTGCTTATCTTAGGCGACTGAGCCGGTTTTGCAAATTCGGTGAACTCAGGCGGAAAATCCACAAACATGCCATTATTGACGCCCTTGATTCTGCTTTTCTCAAATATGTTTTGTAGATGCGGCGCGAAATGACCGGTGTGAAGAATATCCTGCTTCAGCTCTTTTGCGAAGTTTTTACTCACGGTGGTAAGTGCACCATCTACGAGACTCAGGCCGATTTTGTGAGCGGTTAAATCGTCCTTTAAATTTTCAGTGATCTTTTTGCTCCTTTCGCTGTCCAAGATCTTTGCCAGAGAATCAAGTTTAAGCCACCCGGAATCGAACGGGTTGTGGAGTGTACACACGCTGGCACAGGATTCTAAAATGCCGTCCAGCATCGCTGTTTTGGCAGTGAGGGCAATCAGAATCGTTTCCCAGTCCTGCAAATGAAAGATAACATTTTTTTCGAATCCGAGTTTTTGCAGAACGAACGGCGCTGCCTTACAAAAAAATAGTGAATTCTTCGTGAGCGCAGCATCGTTTTTCTTCGCCTTTTTCCGGCTGAGCCCCAGTAGATTGTTGATAAAGTAACTGAGGAATGACAGAGGAAAAGAAGCCTCTTCATAATAAATATAGGGGTCTTTTAACTTATTTCTTGCTGCAAAAAACCCGTCTGCTTTTAAATAAAATTCCTCAATGCAGCCGTTGGCCGAATGATTATAATTTTGAACATATTTTAGAATCTCAGCTTTGTGTGATTTGTTATCGAATGGAACTTTGATGGACAGGCCGGTGGGTTTTAACTTATTTGCAGGAATAATATTTGGGTAAAACGGGGTCAGCAAAATGACGTTTGAAATATTATTGACTTCTTTCAGATAAGGCAAGATTTTAGTAGTAACCGCAGCCAGGCCGCCGCTCTTGGCAAACCTGCTTTCGAAAGAGCAGAAAACGGCGCATTCTATTTTTTTAATGCTTTTGATTCGCGATGCAATTAAAGCGATTTCTTTTTGATCAAAAAAGCCGTCAACTGTTTCCGAATTCTTGGTCCAGTAATTGTTTTTTAAATCCATTTTTAATGAACGGCTCTCAGCGTTTAACTCTCAACTTTCACTTTTTTCAAAAACCTCTTCTGAGGTCAGTCCATAAAGGGGCGGCGTCTCAACATTGAGCATCGATAAGTAAAGATAAATTTGGCCGCGGTGGTGAATTTCATGCTCGATCATGGCGCGCATCCATTTCCAGACCGTGATTGGAGTGCCGTTCGGGGTGGTGCATTTTTTCTGCAAATCTTCGTCTCTAATCTTGGCAATAATTCCATAGTCTCCGCATGCATTCTGTTCATGAAATCGAGGATGTTTTCATAACCGTCTGCCAACTCTCTGCTGTGACCGGGGTAACGGCTCGGCTTAAATTGAAAGTTTTCTGCAAACATGTATCTTTCTATAGCCGCTAAGTGTCTGATTAAATCACCAAAAGTGAATTTGCCTTCTTTGTAAGTCCACTCGATTTTATCCGGCGGAATGCAGTTTATCACTCGCAAAGTGCGCTGGCGAATTTTTTCGTAATAGGCTAAGAAGTTTTGCGCTGAGTATATTTCCATTGTAGATTATTTTATCATCATCCATCATTTTATTTTTTATTTGTGACAGATTCGTGCAAATTTGTGGCTACAAATTAAATCGCATTATACCAAATAATTGCAATGGCCAGAGGACAAACATATCTTATAAAAAATCCCCAGAGTTTTGCACCGGAAATCGGCAACCCAAGAAAGTTCTGTTTAAATCCCGGACTGCCTTGCGCAAGCTCTGCAACCGCTTTATCGATGCCCCAGACCCAGCCGATGAAAATGCAAAACAACATCGCGCCGAGGGGCGGGAAAATATCAAACCAGAGAAAAATCATAATCTCCAAAAAACTTTTACCAGCGAAAATTCCGATGCTGGTCAATGCCGGAACGGCCCCGCTGGAAAGCGCCGAGGGAATACCGAGAATGAAAATAAAAGCGCCGACAATCCAGACAATTTTCTTTCGTGGCCAGTTCTTTTCATCAACAAAATAAGCGATTGAAATTTCCAGCATTGAAATGGCTGAAGTCAAGGCTGCAATCGTCAGCATCACAAAAAATCCGGCGCCAATTATATTCCCAAAAGGAAGCTGCCGGAAG includes these proteins:
- a CDS encoding peptidase M14, with the protein product MFENIINKSEISFRTCEEVRSLLKKTCAENSEVADFQELGSSEQGRPIVAAILGNGPKTVSLIAGAHSDEPVGPEMLRTFIFQTLAQKDRFAMLFSEFKFIIVPHINPDGEAKNQAWIKKWPNIEDYLRYAFREPPGRDVEFGYPDMRKENKVVADFLKAHAPFTMHMSLHGMGFSDGGFLLIEKHWIDRTQKLREKYSQKILDSGLKLHDHDRNGEKGFQYIGPGFTTTPEGQAMRAYFESIGDEQTVALFRDSSMEFVRKLGGDPLCLVTEIPLFYIGKDVPNSKAGVPAAYLEFKEKVPELKLKLAQGESIAAALNELEINPIDLKLQIKLQLRALELGLETIVN
- a CDS encoding DUF3667 domain-containing protein; this translates as MIKTCPNCGENLTGIFCANCGQKVKNLNVPFKEVVSEVVENTLTFDSRFFRTLIPLITKPGFLTVEYNLGRRFRYVTPFRLYVFISFILFFMLSTIDVKIVKFTKGPSKETQLTASTQDSLKITPKRQVADSLGIAAKSKKKFLKKLAQQEDNIKQINTAVVKRLPQLMFFLMPVFALLLKLLYRRSEQLYLSHLIFAIHFHAFVFLVLIVRLLIYIITESQLSAVLLVFIPLYLFQGLKRVYSESFFMRLIKSFVLSLSYFSILAFLLLVLVIITIMLF
- a CDS encoding glycogen/starch synthase, which translates into the protein MDLKNNYWTKNSETVDGFFDQKEIALIASRIKSIKKIECAVFCSFESRFAKSGGLAAVTTKILPYLKEVNNISNVILLTPFYPNIIPANKLKPTGLSIKVPFDNKSHKAEILKYVQNYNHSANGCIEEFYLKADGFFAARNKLKDPYIYYEEASFPLSFLSYFINNLLGLSRKKAKKNDAALTKNSLFFCKAAPFVLQKLGFEKNVIFHLQDWETILIALTAKTAMLDGILESCASVCTLHNPFDSGWLKLDSLAKILDSERSKKITENLKDDLTAHKIGLSLVDGALTTVSKNFAKELKQDILHTGHFAPHLQNIFEKSRIKGVNNGMFVDFPPEFTEFAKPAQSPKISKANINRVRKTKLEKRVVLLKILDDYHPPQRFGKLTYRNGPLTHLPEDVPIILMSGRLDPNQKGFDIFLRAIDKFREDEIKVVLSPLPVRESDLVIFRKVAKSSQGNVTVFPIRMEKGFHELQIGSTFGLMPSIYEPFGAAIEYMVNGTLVIARKTGGLIDQIDHEINGFLFKEPQRNYNLKNIKSFMKASGHIELRQTNPWCQDMVDSLYKILKRAIKLYQKENEKYYEMVLNGFMKAQNFDWQTSAKEYYSVYKT